The Desulfovibrio sp. X2 genome segment CAGCTCTGGATCCAGTTCGTCTCCGTGGTGGCCACCTGGACGTTCTGCTTCGGCGGCAGCCTGATCCTGCTGAAGCTCGTGGACGCCTTCCTCGGCCTGCGCGTGAACGGAGACGACGAGCTGCGCGGATTGGACGTTGCCGAGCACAGCGAAGCCGGTTACCAGTGGTAGCAAATCGAGGGAGCGCGACATGAAGAAGATCGAGATCATCATCCGGCCGTTCAAGCTGGAGGAAGTCAAGGACGCCCTGACCAGCGTCGGCGTCAAGGGCATGACCGTGAGCGAGGTCAAGGGCTTCGGCCGCCAGCGCGGCCACAAGGAGGTCTACCGCGGGGCCGAGTACCAGGTGGACTTCGTGGCCAAGGTCAAGATCGAGGTCGTGTGCGAGGACACCCACGCTCCCCAGGTCGTGGAGGCCGCGCGCAAGGCAGCCGCCACCGGCCAGGTGGGCGACGGCAAGATATTCGTCTCTCCCGTGGACGAGACCGTGCGCATCCGCACCGGCGAGACCGGGAACGAGGCCGTGTAGCAGACGTGGCCATGGCCGGGACACAGGGCCTCGTCCTTCCGCCCGCGGCGGCCGAGCTCGCCGAGCGGCGCGCCCGGCTCCTGACCGAGGGAGGCTGCGGACGCGCCTACGAGATCGCCCACGCCCGGCTCTTCGACGAGTACTTCGCGCGGCGCCTGCGGGAGGAGGAAGCCCTCCTTCCGCGGGCGCCGTATCTTTTGCTCGCCCAGGGCGGATACGGCCGCGGCCGCATGAGCCCGCACTCGGACATCGACCTGACCATCCTCTTCATCGACGG includes the following:
- a CDS encoding P-II family nitrogen regulator, encoding MKKIEIIIRPFKLEEVKDALTSVGVKGMTVSEVKGFGRQRGHKEVYRGAEYQVDFVAKVKIEVVCEDTHAPQVVEAARKAAATGQVGDGKIFVSPVDETVRIRTGETGNEAV